In Streptomyces liangshanensis, the DNA window GTTGTCGAGGGTGTCAGCGTTGCTGAGGTTGGTCCTGTGGGGGCCGCGTGGCTGGTGGCGGGTGGGGCGCGCAGCCTGCGGTTGGTGCTCGTCGGTGGTGAGCCGCTGCCCCTCGGCGAGCAGCTGCGGCTCCAGGGGCTCCTTCCGGTGCCGGGCGCCCGGGTGCTCGCGGTGTACGGGACCGCCGAGGTGGCCGGGTGCGGCACGTGGTTCGAGCCCGCGCAGCTGACCGGCCCGGTGGCCGACCCGGAGCGGGTGGCGTACCTCGGGGTGCCGTACCCGGGCGGGACGGCGGAGGTGCGCAAGGGCGAGATCGTGCTGACGCCGCCGGGCGGCGGGGACGCCGTCGCGACGGGGGACGCGGGGCGGCGGGAGGCGGGCGGGCCGCTGGAGTTCCGGGGGCGGCTGGCCGACCGCGTCACGATCGCGGGCCGGACGGTCGACACCTACCGGGTCGAGGCCGCGCTCACCGGTCACCCGGAGGTCGCGGCGGCCGTCGTCACGGGCGAGCGGGGCCGTACCGGACAGCGGCTCGTCGCCTTTGTCGTCCCGGCCGGGGACACCACCCCGACGGTCGCGTCCGTGAAGGCCCGGCTGTCGGGCCTCGTCCCGGCCGGCGACGTGCCCGACCTGGTGGTCCGGCTGCGGACGCTGCCCAGGAACGCGGCGGGGAAGGTCGACCGGGGCGCCCTGCCCCTGCCCCTGCCGGCCGGCGCCTCCCGGGCCGTCGGCAAGGGCGGGGACGGCGGGGAGCGGGTGCCGGGGCACCTCGTCGCGGGCGGCGTCGTGGGGGTGGTCGCCTGCTTCCTCACGTTCGCGTTGACCGACGTCTTCTGGCCGGGCGCCACGGACAGGACGGGGATCCCCGGGCCGTGGAGCGGGCTCTTCGGGCTGCTGTACGTCATCGAGGGCGTGGCGTTCGGCGTGGGCGCCGGGTTCCTGGTGGCCGGGCGGCGCGGGATGGTGCGGCGGGGCGGTCCCGGGGCGCTGACCACCTGGGCGCACCTGGCGGTCGTCTGGCTCCTGGTGGCGTGGTGGCCGCAGGACAACTTCTACCGGCTGGCCGCCAAACGCGACTGGGAGCGTCAGGCGGCGCTCGTGTACGCCTTCAACGTGCCGCTGATGCTGGCGGCGGCGCTCGTCGCGTTGTGGGCGGTGCGGCGGGCGCCGGGGGCCAGGGCCATGGAGAAGTAGGGGCGGCGCGCACGCGGGCTCCGGCGGCCCGTCCCGGCGAGGAGTCGGCCCGGACGCCACTCGGGCGTGCGGCCCGTAGCGCGACGTGCCTGCCGGCCACCGCGCGGCGGTTCGACGCCACGCCCCGGAGCCGGGCGGGCCGTTCGGCCCCGGAGCCTCACCCCTGATCGGTGAACATCCGGCCGAGATCCTGGGCCGCCGTACGGACCAGGGCCTCGGCCGCGTCGAGAGCGGCCGGCGTGCGGGCGGCCAGCAACACGCCGATCCAGGGCGCCGGTTCGAAGGCGGCGGTGGGGATCGAGGGGAGCAGGACCGCTCCGGTCTCGGTGCAACGGCCGTCAGGTCGCGCAGCCAGGCGATGAGTTCGGCGTCCGGGAGGCGGGCGCCCAGGGGGATCTGATCGAGGGAACGCACCACGTGGGCGCCGCCCCGGGTCTCGTCCAGGCGGGCCTTCACCATGAAAGCAACCGAGGGGCCGGTGAGCCTGAGGTTGATCTCCGTGGGGGCGAGCCGGCCGCCCGGCGCGGCGACGAAGTCGACGTCGTACCAGCCCCGGTAGCCGCTCGCGGCCAGCTCCCGGCCGACGGCCTCGCCGAAGGCCCGTGCGGTCGCCTCCGCCCGGTCGGGCACGGTGCCCGGGCCCACGGTCACGCCCTGGTAGGCCGTGCCGTGCACGTCCATCGCGCCGACACCGACGGTGTGCACCGCGCCCGCCACGTCCACGACCCCGTCGTACGTGGGATCGCTGGGCGGCTCCGTGCCGGTCAGGTACTCCTCCACGAGCAGCGGTCCGCGCGGCAGCGCGCGCAGCGCGGGCACCAGGTGGCGCGGGGAGGTGACCACGCGAGTGCCCGAACCACCCACGCCGTGCTCGGTCTTGACGACGCTGCCCGCTCCGGTGAGCGCCCGCGCGGCGACGCGGCGTGCGGCGGCGGCGCGGCCGGGGGCGTGCCACTGCGCGGGGACGGTGAGGTGCGGGTGGGCGGGGGCCAGGGCGGTGAAGAGGGCGTGGGAGGCGTGCTTGGACTCGTGGCGCAGGGCGCCCGGCGGGAGCGGGGCGCCGGACAGTTCCGCGGAGGCGGTGGTGTGGCCCCAGGCGACGAAGGGGGCGTCCAGGGCGCGCAGCCGGGCGGCGAGGGCGGGGCGGGCGAGGACGGCGGCGGCCGGGTCGTCGCCGAGGTCGTCGTACATCTCGACGTGTTCCCAGGCCAGTTGGCGGGCGAGCAGGCCGACCCAGCTGGCCGGGACGGTCCGGGGCAGCACCACGGCGGCCGGGTGCGGGCCGATCAGCGCGGCGAGGCACGCGTAGTGCCCGGCCGCCCGCAGTCCGGCCGGGGTCACCGGGCCGAACTGGCCCTGGAACGCGGCGATGTTGCCGAGGTGCACGGTCCGCCGTCCCCCGGTCCAGGCGTGCAGCCACCCGGCGCGGGCGGGCAGCTCCACCCGGAGCCGGGGCAGGGCGCCGCCGCCGGGGACGGGCCGGGCGCCGAGGGCGCGGTAGAAGCCGACGGCGTGCGGGTCGGCGTGGACGGTCAGCCGGGTGAAGCCGGCCGCGCGGGCCGTATCGAGGAGGTGCGCGTACAGCGTCCTGCCGATGCCGCGCCCGATCAGGGCGGGCTCCACGAAGAGCAGCCCGAGGGTGCCGTCCGGGGCCTCGCCCTCCAGCGAGGCGACCCCGACGGGCTCACCGGGCCGCGCGTCCTCCGCGACCACGACCCGCCGGGCCGCCATCTCGTGCGCGGTGAGGGTCAGTTCGTCCCGGCAGGCCGCCAGGAAGGCCGCGTCGTAGCCCCAGTGCGCCTTGGAGCGCAGCATCAGCGCGCTGAGGGCCCCGGCCTCGTCGGGGCGGGCGTTCCGTATCCGCACGCCCCGACAGTAGACCGTGTGGTGCGTGGACCGTGTGGTGCGTGGACCGTGTGCGAGGGGCCCGGTCAGCCGCCCACCTGGAAGGACTCGGCCGCCGGGGAGACCGTGGCGGGGCGGACCACGCGCAGGCCGCCGGGGACCTTGTCGTCCGGCTTCATGATCACGGACTCGCGGGTGGAGGGCGCGGCCGGGTCGGAGAAGTTGTGCGTGATGCCGAAGCCGCTGCGGTATGCGGTCACGGTGAGCAGCGCCTTGCCGACGCCCTCCCGGGTGAGGTCCTTGGCGGCGCAGGCCTTCTTGAGGACGTCGCCGTAGACCTGCGCGGCGGTGTATCCGGCGACGACCCCGTTGTCGAGGACGTCCTCGGGGTAGGCCGCCGCGTACTCCTTCGCGAGCTTCGCCGGCGCCGCCTCGGTGGAGCCGATGGGGAGGGTGGAGGAGGCGACGTAGTAGTCCTTCATCAGGGCGGGTCCGGCCGGGGTGGCGAGGAGTTGGGGCGCGAAGGCGGAGTTGTTGCCGATGACGGGGACCTGGAAGCCGGTGGCCGCGGCGACGCCGACGAGGGAGGCGGCCTGGCGGGGGCCCGCGCTGACGACCACCGCCTTGACGCCGGCCCGCTTGAGCGCGGCGACCTGCGCCGACATGTCGTTGTCCGTCGGCTTGATCTTCTGCTCGACGACGGTCAACCCGGCCTGCTGGGCGGCGTACTTGGAGCCTTCCAGCGCGTTCTCGCCGTAGTCGCCCTCGAAGTAGACGTGGCCGAGCTTGTCGCCCTTGGCGAGGCGCTTCTCCGCGAGGAGGTAGTCGACGGCGTTGATGGTCTCGACGTCGTAGGTCGCGCCGATCACCCGGACGTACGGGCTGCCGAGGAGTGAGGCCGACCACGCCTGCGGCAGGACCAGTCCCTTGTCCTGGCCGTCGATGCGGGGTTCGACGGCGGCGACGAACGGGGAGCCGATGAACTGGGCGAAGCCGAGGACGCCCGGGGCGAGTTCGTTGTACGCGGCGACGGCCTTCTGCGGGTCGTAGCCGTGGTCGCGGACGGTCAGCTCGATCGTACGGCCGCAGATCCCGCCGGCCGCGTTGGTCTGCTTCGCCCACAACTGCTGGGCCTGGGTGACGCTCTTGCCGAGGGACGCGTACACCCCGGTCATGTCGGTGAGCACGCCGAGCTTGACGGTCTTCGCGGTGACGCCCACGCCGGTCCGTACTCCCCCGGCGTCCTCGCTCTTCGTGTCCTTCTCGGTGGCCTTGCCGCTGCATCCGGTGAGGGCGAGGGCCAGGGCGGCCAGGAGCGCGGCGCCGCCCTTCAGGGTGGGGCGGGCTGATGGGGTCATGTCTTCTCCCGTGAGGACCGTGCGGACCGTGCGGACAGAGTCGGGCGGGTGAGACCGCCGGGCAGGAACAGGACCACCGCGACGATCGCGGCGCCGTACAGGTAGCGGGAGGCCTCGCCGGGGGCGAGGCCTCCGGTGCCGGGGTCGGAGACCAGCGGCAGGCTGTCGCTGTAGTGGGTGAGGAGTTGGGGCAGCAGGGACACGAAGGCGGCGCCGACGACGGCGCCCGCGACGGTCCCCAGGCCTCCGATGACGATCATCGCGAGGTATTCGAGCGCCAGGACCATGCCGAAGTAGTCGGGCACGGTGCGCTGGAAGAGGAGGGCGAGCAGGACTCCGGCGAGGCCCGCGTACATCGAGGACAGGACGAAGACGGCGGCGCGGTAGCGGGCCACCGGCACGCCCATCACGCCGGCGGCGACGCGGTGGTCCCGGACGGCGTTCATGGCCCGCCCCGGCCGGCCGCGCAGCACGCCGCGGGCGAAGAGGCCGCCCGCGAGGAGGGCGGCGAGGCCCGCGTACCAGAGCTTCTCCGAGGAGTGGAAGGGGACGGCGGCCACGACGGTCTCGGTGTCGTCGAAGGTGATGCCGAAGACGGACAGCGGGGGGACGGCGCGACCGTTGAACCCCCCGGTCAGGTCACCGGCGTTGAACAGGAGGTGCTGGCCGATGAAGATCAGGGCGAGGGTGGCGATGCCCAGGTACGCGCCGCGCAGCCGCCCGGCGATGGGGCTGAACAGACCGCCGGCCAGGCCCGCGAGGAGGACGGCGAGGACGGCGGCGAGCCAGGTGGGCAGGCCGAGGCCGACGAGCCGGTGGCCGTTCTCGGCGCGGCCGTCACCGGCGAGGACGCAGTAGCCGTAGGCGCCGACGGCGAGGAAGAAGGCGTGCCCCATGGAGAGTTGGCCGGTGGCGCCGGTGAGGAGGTTGAGGCCGATGGCGCCGATCGCGGCGGCCATCGCGAACAGTCCCGCCTGGAGCCAGAAGCGGTCGGCGTAGAAGGGCAGGGCGAGCAGGACGACGGTGGCGGCGGCCCAGAGGTAGGGGCGGGGGCCGGAGGGCACCCGGAGGAGCCCGGATCGCCTTCCTCTGAGGGTCTTTGACGTGACGTCAGATGACCGGATGTCAGACACGGGCCGGCTCCTTCGTGCCGAAGAGCCCGGCGGGCCGGACGAGGAGGACGGCCACCATCACCAGGTAGGGCGCGAGATCGCCGATCCCCCGGCCCAGGAAGGCCAGATCGCTCTGGTAGCCGGTGGCGAGCGATTCGGTGACCCCGACGATCAGCCCGCCCGCCAGGGCGCCCGTGGTCGAGTCGAGCCCGCCGAGGATCGCGGCGGGGAAGGCCTTGAGGGCGGCGAGGGAGGTGGCCCGTTCGAGGCCGGGGGTCGGGAAGACGGTGAGGAACAGCGCGGCGACGGCGGCCAGCGCGCCCGCGACCGCCCACGCGGAGAGCGACACCCGGCCGAGCCGAACGCCCATCAGCGCGGCGGTGGTCGGGTTCTCGGCCGCCGCGCGCATGGCCACCCCCCAGCTGGTGTGGCGGAAGGCCAGCAGGAACGCGGTGATGAGCAGGGCGGCGGCGACGAACGCGGCCACCCGTGTCTGGGCGAGGGTGACCCCGCCGAAGGTGAGGACGCGGTCGCCCCAGGGGTCGCCGAGGGCGAGCACGTCCGTGCCGAGGCGGCGGGTGAGTTCGGTGGTCAGCAGGATGTCGACGCCGATGGTGACGATGGCGAGGACGCTGTGGTCGGAGCCCCGGTAGCGGCGCATCACCAGGAACTCGACGGCGGAGCCGACCACCGCCGCGCCCGCGATGCCGGCGGCGAGGGCGGGCCAGAAGCCGAGGTCGTCGTGGAGGACGGCGGTCACGTAACCGCCCGCCAGCAGGAGGGAGGCGTGGGCGAAGTTGACGACCTCGGTGGCCTTGAAGATGACCACGAAGCCGAGGGCGATCAGGGCGTAGACGGAGCCGATGGAGAGGCCGCCGAGGAGGAGTTCGATGAAGGTGGTCACGGCGTCGGCTCCTGGTCGGCGGGGTCGGGCGCGGCGTCCGCGCCGAGGTAGGCACGGACGACGGCGGGGTCGTTCTGGACACGCGCGGGCGGGCCGCTCGCGATAAGGCGGCCGAAGTCGAGGACGGTCACCGTGTCGGCGAGCCGCATCACCACCCCCATGTCGTGTTCGACCAGCACGATCGAAATGCCGAGGCTGTCGCGCACCCCGGAGACGACGGCGGCCGTACGGCGGCGTTCGTCGGCGGTCATCCCGGCGACGGGCTCGTCCAGGAGGAGCACGCGGGGCTCCATGCAGAGGGCGCGGCCCAGCTCGACGAGCTTCTGCTTTCCGTACGGGAGGGTCCCGGCCGGCCGGTCGAGGTCACCGGCGAGGCCGACGAACTCGGCGATCTCGGCGACCCTGGCCCGGTGCCGGCGCGCCTCCCCGGCGGCGGAGGGCAGCCCGAGCCCGGAGGCGAGGAACCCGGCGCGGGTGAGCCGGTGGCGGCCGAGCAGCATGCTGTCGGCGACGGTCGCGTGCGGGGGCAGGGCGAGGTTCTGGAACGTACGGGCGACGCCGAGGGCGGCGATCCGGTGCGGGGCGAGGCCGGTCAGCTCGGTGTCGCCGAGGCGGACGCTGCCCGCGGTGGCCCGGTAGACGCCGGACAGGACGTTGAAGCAGGTGGACTTGCCGGCCCCGTTGGGCCCGATGACGGCGTGCACGCTGCCGGGTTCGACGGTGAAGGACACCCCGTCGAGCGCGGTGAGCCCGGCGAAGCGGACGGTGAGGCCGGAAAGGGTGAGCGCGGGGAGGCGGGGCGGGGACGCGGAGGGCGGACCACCGTCGCCGGGCGGCGCGGTGCCCGGGGGCCGGGCGGTGTTACGGGGCGGGTCGTCGGTCATGTCGTCCACCGCCTCAGGGCCGGGGCCGCCTCGGGCGCGTCGGCCGCCGCCGTCTCGTCGACCACGCCCAGGTAGCGGCGCCGCACCTCGTCCGACGCGGCCAGCTCGGCCGCGTCCCCTTCGAGGGTGACCTCACCGACCTCCAGGACGTACGCCGTCGAGGCGAGGCGCAGGGCGATCGCCGCGTTCTGCTCCACCAACAGGACGGACGTACCGGTGGAGTTGATCTCCTGGACCGTCTCCGCGATCCGCGCCGCCATCAGCGGGGCCAGCCCGAGCGACGGCTCGTCCAGCAGCAGCAGCTTCGGCCGGGCCATCAACGCCCGCCCCAGCGCCAGCATCTGCTGCTCGCCACCGGACAGGAGCCCCGCCCGCTGGTGCGCCCGGTCGGCGAGGACGGGGAACAACTCCCGTACCCGTGCCAGCGTCCCCGCGGCCTCCTTGCGGCCGCCCCGCGCCCCTAGGGCGCCCGCCCGGAGGTTGTCCGCGACCGTCATCCGGGCGAACACCTGCCGCCCCTCGGGCACCTGGACCAACCCGGCGGCCACCACCCGGGCCGGCGCGAGCCCGTCCAGCGGGCGCCCGTCGAACCGGACGGTGCCCGTGCCCGCCCTCCCCCGGTGGAAGCCCAGGGTGCGTGAAATGGCGCGCAGCAGCGTGGACTTGCCCGCGCCGTTGCCGCCGAGCACGGCGACGATCCGCCCGGGCGGCACGTCGAGGGAGACCTCGCGCAGCGCCCGCACCGGACCGTAACCGACCGACAGCGCGCGCACTTCGAGCGCGGTCATCCCTGGGCCTCCGTTCCTCCGGGCCGCCCGAGGGGGCGGCCGTCCGTGCGGAGCCACACCACAACACCGGGCACGGGCACCGTCCACGACACCGCGCACAATCGCTGCCGATGACCAGCGGCGTACCGCCCCCGTTGTGCACGCGCACAACGCCGGACGACCGTTCGGAAGGTCTTCGGCGCGAAGGCTGTCCCGGGCGGGCCGTCGATGGCATCCTCACCAGCCATGGGTGGCCACAGAGCGCGTACGGATCGCGAGTGGTCGGTTCTGGAGAGCGCCTCGCGCGCGCTGCTGGACCGCGTACCACGCCTCACCGACCAGCTGATCGAGGAACTGCGCGCGCATTCCCTGCAGTTCGACCTGGCCGTACCGCGCGACGAGCACTGGCAGCAGATCGACCGGGCCATGCGGTACGGCATCGAGGCGATCACCGCGCCGCGCGACGCGCCCCGGCCGGACCTGGAGTACGCCAGGGCGCTGGGCCGCCGCCGGGCCGAACAGGGCCTGGCGCTCGACCTGCTCCTGCACGCCTACCGGCACGCGGGCTACCTGGTCTGGGACGAGCTGCTGCGGATCGTCGGCGAACAGGCCCCCGCGGACCTGCCGTTACTGGTGCACACGGCGTCCCACATGTGGTCGGGGGTGGACCTCCAGGCGACCGCCGTCGCGGAGGCGTACCGGACGACGGAGCGGGAGATGCAGCGGCGCAGCGACGAACGGGTGCAGGCGTTACTGGACGCCCTGCTGGAGGGCCGGGCGGCCCCGGGGGTCGCGGCGCGCGCGGCGGCGGGGCTCGACCTGCCGGAGCAGGGGCGGTACGCGGTGGTCGTGGCCCGGGTCGAACGGCAGGGCGGGCGGGAGCCGTTCGAGCGGATCACCGCCGCGGAGGGCATGCGGTTCTTCTGGCGGATGCGGGCCGACTGCGAGATCGCGGTGGTGGCGCTGGAGGCGGAGGCGGGCCTGACCGAGCTGGTCGAGGCGCTGGGCCGGCCCTGTCCGGGGCCCGGCGGGATCAGCCCGGTGGTGGAGAGCCTCACGGAGCTGGGCCTCGCGCGGCGGCTGGCCGAGACGGCGCTGCGGACGATCGCGCCGGGCGGCCAGCGGATGGCCCGTCTGGACGCCTGCCTGCCGACGGCGTTGGTGGTCAGCCAGCCCGAGCTGGCCGCCCGGCTGATCGCGGACGTCTTCGGCCCGCTGCTCGAACTGGACCCGTCCGACCGGGCCGTCCTGCTGGAGACGCTGGACGCCTGGCTGGAGTACGGGGGTTCGGCGGGGCGGGCGGCCACCCGGCTGTACTGCCACCGCAACACGGTGTTCAACCGGCTGCGCCGGCTGGAGCAGCTCACGTCCCGGTCGCTGTCCCGGCCCCGGGACCTGATCGAGATGACGTTGGCCCTCGACGCGTTCCGGCTGACCCCGGGCTGACCTCTGGCTGACCTCTGGCTGACCCCGCGCTGGCGGCGGGTCTCAGCGGCGGGCCATGTAGAGCTGGAACGCCTTGTGCAGCGGCTTGTTGAGCGGGAAGTCCCACTCGCCCAGGTACTCGGCGGCCTCGCCTCCCGTACCCGCCTTGAAGCGCAGCAGACCGAGCAGGTGGTTGCCCTCGTCGAGGGTGTCGGTGATGCCGCGCAGGTCGTAGACGCGCGCGCCGTCCGCGTGGGCGTCGCTCAACATCCGCCACTGGACGGCGTTGCTGGGCTGCACCTCGCGCCGGCGGGAGGTGGAGGCGCCGTACGAGTACCAGACGTGGTCGCCCACGGTGAGCATGGTGGCGGCGGACAGGATCTCCCCGTCGTGGTGGGCGAGGTAGAGGCGCATGCGGTCGGGGTCCTCGGCGGTCAGCGCGGTCCACATGCGTTCGAAGTACGGCAGCGGCCTGGGCAGGAACCGGTCGCGCTCGGCGGTCTCGCGGTACAGGGTGTAGAAGGCGGGCAGGTCGTCGTACCCGCCGCGGACGACCTTGACGCCGGCCTTCTCCGCCTTCTTGATGTTGCGCCGCCACTGTTGGTTGAAGCCCTGCTGGATCGCGTCCAGCGACCGTCCTTCGAGGGGGACCTGGAAGACGTACCGCGGCTGTCCGGCGGCGAAGCCGTCCCCGGCCGGGTCCTCGCCCTGCCGCCAGCCCAGTGCGCGCAGCCGGTCGGCGACCCGCAGGGCGCGGGGGTCGGTGGTGGTGGGGGTGACGTCCCGCAGCCGGTGCGCGGCCGGGTCGGCGACGGCCGCCTTGAGCGCGTCGGCGTCCCAGCGGCGGGCGACGACCGGCGGGCCCATCTTGACGGAGAAGGCGCGCCGGGCCTTGAGGTGGGCGAGCATCGGGGTGAGCCAGGCGGCCAGGTCGTCGGCGTACCAGTCGAGGACGGGGCCCTCGGGCAGGTACGCGAGGTACCGCTTGATCCTGGGCAGCGGCCGGTAGAGGACCAGCCCCGCGCCGACCATCCGTCCGGCATCCCGCGCCTCGCCGAGGCTGCCCTCGGCCCGGTCGTCCCCGGCCCCGCCGCCGGCCCGGTCCCCGGCCCCGTCCTCGTACCAGCCGACGCTTTCCGCCCGCCAGTCCGGCTTGACGTCCCCCCACGAAGGGACCTGCATGTGGCTGGCGGAGGGTCTGGCGCGGACGAAGGCCAGGTGCTCCTCGCGGGTGATCGTCCTCAGTCGGTAGCTGATGCTCATGGTCCAGTCATACGTGCCGTACGGGCCGGGGCGGGGCGGACACGCGAAGGGGGGCCACTACCCGATCAGGCGGCGGCGCCAGTCGAGCGGGGTGACGGTGACGGACCGGGTGGGGTCGCCGTCCCATTCGGCGGGGAGCCCGGCCGCTCCGAGGGCGGCCACGACCTCCCGGCCGATCGCCGCCGTGGTCGCGGACGAGCCGTCGAAGCCGCCGAAGAGCAGCGACAGTCCGTGGCCGGCCGCGGCGGAGTCGGTGCACTGGGTGTGGAAGTAGACGAAGCCCCGGGCGTCCGGCTCGCCCTCGGCGCCGATCTCGGACTGTCCGCAGCTGCGGCAGCAGGTGAAGTTCTCGCGGGCGGTGATCCCGGCCCGGTCCAGCGCCCCGAAGGCGCGGGTGAGCCGCTCGGGGTCGGTCTCGCCCCGCCAGTCGGCCTGCTCCGCCACGCGCTCCAGCCACAGTTGATCGGCCAGGACGCGTGCCTGGTCGCGCGTCACGGGCCGGCGGTCGGCGGTGACCAGGTACTCCTCGGCGATCTCGGCCAGCTCGGCGCGGGTGGTGTAGCCGCCGGCGAGCACCTCGCGCAGGCGGGTCTCCAGCTCCTCGCGCTCGCGCGCGTCGAGGCCGAGCGGCGGGATCTCGGGGGCGGGGCCCATGTCGAGCGTCGTCCAGCCGGGGTCGGAGGCGCCGCCGGCCGCTCGATCGTCCCAACCCGTGAGCGTCGCCCAGCTCGTCAGCGTCACGATCACCGCGTCGGGGTCGTCGAGCATCACCTGGAAGTGGCGGTCGGCGGCGCCGTCGCGGTACTCCACCGTGTAGTCCCCGCCGGCCTGGTGCCAGACCTGGGCGAAGACGTCGGGCAGGTCGGGTATCCGGTGGAGGACCAGGAACCGGTCGCCCTCGCCGCCGATGCGCCGGACCAGCCCGGCCAGGTCTTCCGCGGGCAGCCGGACGAACCGCTCCCGCCTGTCCGTCTCCACCACGATCTCCAGCACGATCTCCAGCATGCGGGGACTCTCGCACACCGCACTGACAGCGGCCCTGGCGGTCCCGGTGACGGCGCTCATGACGGGGCCGGCCCCCGCGTCCGATCGGCGAACGCGGGGGCTGGCCTCAGGACCCGAAGTCCCTCACCTCAGGGAGTCTGCGCGTCCCTCACGTCAGGAAGTCCCTCCCGATGTCCTCCGCGAGCCGTTCCAGCAGCGGACCCGCCTCGGCCATGCACACCGCCGGGTCCTTCTCCA includes these proteins:
- a CDS encoding DUF6891 domain-containing protein, coding for MLEIVVETDRRERFVRLPAEDLAGLVRRIGGEGDRFLVLHRIPDLPDVFAQVWHQAGGDYTVEYRDGAADRHFQVMLDDPDAVIVTLTSWATLTGWDDRAAGGASDPGWTTLDMGPAPEIPPLGLDAREREELETRLREVLAGGYTTRAELAEIAEEYLVTADRRPVTRDQARVLADQLWLERVAEQADWRGETDPERLTRAFGALDRAGITARENFTCCRSCGQSEIGAEGEPDARGFVYFHTQCTDSAAAGHGLSLLFGGFDGSSATTAAIGREVVAALGAAGLPAEWDGDPTRSVTVTPLDWRRRLIG